A stretch of the Anaerolineae bacterium genome encodes the following:
- a CDS encoding amidohydrolase, whose translation MNIDVHGHVVVQEILRSDAHPEGWRPEVVRDSAGRVFVRNDYFVNGPIPKEIVEWPKIIENLDATQVDVMAVSPSPFLFFYYLNPQAGLYACQVQNDAIAQAVAQYPRRLVGMGIVPLQDVRLAVRELERVVQELKMPAVEVGSNVLGAYLGEERFWPFWEAVEALDVFVFVHPEDPIGKDRLGPYYLINLVGNPIETARCIADVVFSGLLDRFPRLKLCFAHGGGAAPYIMGRFDHGFWMRNEPRAKIARPPSEYMRMLYYDTITHYGPALEYLVQCFGPEHVVLASDYPFDMGPQQPVEFVRSAGLAEEVQRKILGENALRLLKLDPSVFSPA comes from the coding sequence TTGAATATCGATGTCCATGGTCATGTGGTGGTGCAGGAGATCCTGCGCTCGGACGCGCATCCGGAGGGCTGGCGGCCTGAAGTCGTCCGGGACTCCGCCGGCCGGGTCTTTGTCCGCAACGATTACTTCGTCAACGGGCCGATCCCCAAGGAAATCGTCGAGTGGCCGAAAATTATCGAGAATCTCGACGCCACGCAGGTGGATGTGATGGCGGTATCGCCGTCGCCGTTCCTGTTCTTTTACTATTTGAACCCGCAGGCCGGCCTGTATGCTTGTCAGGTGCAGAACGATGCCATCGCCCAAGCGGTGGCGCAGTATCCGCGCCGGCTGGTTGGCATGGGTATCGTGCCCCTGCAGGATGTGCGGCTGGCGGTCAGGGAATTGGAGCGGGTGGTGCAAGAGCTGAAGATGCCGGCGGTCGAGGTCGGTTCCAATGTGCTGGGCGCCTATCTGGGCGAGGAACGGTTCTGGCCCTTCTGGGAGGCGGTGGAGGCGCTCGATGTCTTCGTGTTCGTGCACCCTGAAGACCCCATCGGGAAGGACCGGCTCGGCCCATATTACCTGATCAACTTGGTGGGGAATCCCATTGAGACGGCCCGCTGTATCGCCGATGTGGTGTTCTCGGGCCTGCTGGATCGCTTCCCCAGGCTAAAGCTGTGCTTTGCGCACGGCGGCGGCGCCGCGCCCTATATCATGGGGCGGTTCGACCATGGATTTTGGATGCGGAATGAACCCAGGGCCAAAATTGCCCGACCGCCCAGCGAGTACATGCGCATGCTGTACTATGATACGATCACCCACTATGGGCCGGCGCTGGAGTACCTGGTGCAGTGTTTCGGCCCCGAACATGTGGTCCTAGCGTCGGACTATCCCTTTGACATGGGACCCCAACAGCCCGTGGAATTCGTCCGCTCCGCCGGCCTTGCGGAAGAGGTCCAGCGGAAAATCCTGGGCGAGAATGCCCTGCGGTTGTTGAAGCTCGATCCATCCGTATTTTCCCCAGCATGA